The following proteins come from a genomic window of Stegostoma tigrinum isolate sSteTig4 unplaced genomic scaffold, sSteTig4.hap1 scaffold_401, whole genome shotgun sequence:
- the LOC132208458 gene encoding zinc finger protein 892-like: protein MRSTGGKGEPEESDEEQARKLEHLQSVNSNLAADSNEMLNSSCLEYHQALIMEAKTSVRTEKPWKCEDCEKEFKYPSSLESHQCGHTGERPFTSPDCGKGFI from the exons ATGCGCAGTACCGGAGGCAAAGGAGAGCCGGAGGAATCGGATGAGGAACAGGCGCG GAAGTTGGAGCATTTGCAGTCAGTGAACTCAAATCTCGCTGCAGATTCTAACGAAATGTTGAATTCATCATGTCTTGAATATCATCAGGCTTTGATCATGGAAGCCAAAACCAGTGTTCGCactgagaaaccatggaaatgtgaggactgtgagaaggaattcaaatatccatcttccctggaaagtcatcagtgtggtcacactggagagagaccgttcaccagccctgactgtggaaagggattcatttga